From a single Dysidea avara chromosome 14, odDysAvar1.4, whole genome shotgun sequence genomic region:
- the LOC136244801 gene encoding uncharacterized protein, with protein MHAGKKRKFCGHCEEYLLNPAFKKHKDMYYDTLAKKWTRKEDILMQRPATSTKDAYDEQVIAGIVNAMETGPSISENCDTEVPNAYECNSELEDTVSDDESTSEQEYWSSDVETSDIDYDDEEREDSASLNRIVFVTIVFIFLWASFYGVSAVAVNHLLQYLHHMLSTLAVHSPAVASVVAAFPSSLYLMKKMFAIGTDKFEKYVICGKCESLYQYSECFQYTLFGNSPKTCSHVSFPNHPHASRRTQCGHKLVKEIVTKKGTKYSPVKTYCYLPLVESMTTILKRENMLDQCELWRKRETTGGTFSDIYDGRVWKEFQIYKDQPFLSEPHNLAVMLNCDWFQPFAQSRYTVGVIYLVILNLPRAIRFRPENIIVTGIIPGPKEPKNMNSYLRPLVKELNSLWTDGFSISINSQTVKVRVALLATVCDIVAIQFA; from the exons ATGCATGCAGGGAAAAAGAGAAAGTTTTGTGGGCACTGTGAGGAATACCTGCTTAACCCTGCTTTTAAAAAGCACAAGGATATGTATTATGACACTTTGGCGAAGAAATGGACTAGGAAAGAAGATATCCTGATGCAGCGGCCTGCAACTAGTACCAAGGATGCATATGATGAGCAGGTTATAGCAG GTATTGTAAATGCTATGGAGACAGGACCATCAATTTCAGAGAACTGTGATACTGAGGTCCCAAATGCATATGAATGCAATTCAGAATTAGAAGACACGGTCAGTGATGATGAATCCACTTCTGAACAAGAGTACTGGAGTAGTGATGTAGAAACAAGTGATATTGACTATGATGATGAAGAACGTGAAGATAGTGCATCGCTTAACAGAATTGTGTTTGTAACAATTGTTTTTATTTTCCTTTGGGCTTCCTTTTATGGTGTCTCAGCAGTGGCTGTAAATCATCTGTTACAGTATTTGCACCACATGCTATCGACTCTAGCTGTGCATTCCCCTGCTGTTGCTTCAGTAGTAGCAGCATTTCCTTCATCATTGTACTTGATGAAGAAAATGTTTGCCATTGGTACAGACAAATTTGAGAAATATGTGATTTGTGGAAAGTGTGAGTCCCTTTATCAATATAGTGAATGTTTCCAGTATACCCTTTTTGGAAACAGTCCAAAGACATGCTCTCATGTCTCATTTCCTAACCATCCCCATGCATCACGTAGAACCCAATGTGGTCACAAACTTGTTAAAGAAATTGTTACAAAGAAAGGAACGAAGTATTCTCCAGTAAAAACGTATTGTTATTTGCCACTTGTTGAAAGTATGACCACTATCCTTAAACGGGAGAACATGCTAGATCAGTGTGAATTGTGGAGAAAACGTGAAACTACTGGTGGAACTTTTTCTGACATCTATGATGGACGTGTGTGGAAAGAGTTTCAAATATATAAAGACCAACCATTTCTATCTGAACCACACAATTTAGCAGTTATGCTTAACTGTGATTGGTTCCAACCGTTTGCTCAGTCTAGGTATACTGTCGGTGTTATATATCTAGTAATTTTGAATTTACCACGTGCTATTCGTTTTAGACCTGaaaatattattgttactgGCATTATTCCAGGTCCAAAGGAACCAAAGAATATGAATTCTTATTTAAGACCTTTGGTTAAGGAATTAAATAGTCTTTGGACAGATGGATTTTCTATTTCAATTAATTCACAAACCGTTAAAGTACGGGTTGCATTACTGGCCACTGTGTGTGATattgtagctatacagtttgCATAA
- the LOC136244521 gene encoding uncharacterized protein, whose amino-acid sequence MAFRTPVRGRPVSRIANAPLSEGPPRSTAHPAPIGSTSPSTSNCNGSRNGPILSDQPNEANIRTLMNQQKSLQQSVARLEKVAKDLTAEKTKHQKKQVPLDLSAAVREGYHEMCEDDIPHWDFSVCFDHPNNKEVNRTLIKNVQAVVDEEISNVALVKRAARTYFKTRKNRHRKVSSGKQAATAAECRQRQRRHNKAHARKKALRNSTTLDEATKKRVEPLLTAEYMSSDETAIEDSSDESARSDSSERSTDEPKTKKKKLIKHTLSWRSREMEEMVSSLDRKVSRRRTPRGKTMCLEVEVGRASTRPRPDNVPEWAAELFDNDN is encoded by the exons ATGGCATTCAGGACTCCAGTAAGAGGACGGCCGGTATCGCGAATTGCCAACGCACCATTAAGTGAAGGGCCGCCACGATCTACCGCACACCCAGCGCCAATTGGATCTACTTCGCCAAGTACCAGCAATTGCAATGGATCTCGCAATGGACCCATTTTAAG TGACCAGCCCAATGAAGCAAACATCAGGACTCTGATGAACCAACAGAAGTCCTTGCAGCAAAGTGTGGCGCGCTTAGAAAAGGTGGCCAAGGATTTGACTGCTGAAAAAACGAAGCACCAAAAGAAGCAAGTCCCTCTAGATTTAAGT GCAGCAGTCAGGGAAGGATATCATGAAATGTGTGAAGATGACATTCCGCATTGGGATTTTTCTGTCTG TTTCGACCATCCAAACAACAAGGAAGTAAACAGGACATTAATTAAGAATGTCCAAGCAGTAGTTGATGAGGAGATATCAAATGTTGCCTTAGTCAAGC GTGCAGCTAGGACGTATTTTAAAACCAGAAAGAATCGCCACCGTAAAGTTTCCTCAGGAAAGCAGGCAGCTACTGCTGCAGAGTGCAGACAAAGACAGAGGCGTCATAAT AAAGCACATGCTCGCAAGAAGGCTCTACGGAATTCAACTACACTGGATGAAGCAACAAAGAAGAGGGTGGAGCCTTTGCTTACAGCTGAATATATGTCTTCAGATGAAACTGCCATTGAAGACTCCAGTGATGAGTCTGCAAGAAGTGACTCTAGTGAGCGGTCCACTGATGAGCCaaagacaaagaaaaaaaagcttATAAAACATACGCTATCCTGGAGAAGTAGAGAGATGGAAGAAATGGTTTCCTCTCTAGATCGAAAAGTGAGCAGACGGCGTACACCTAGAGGGAAAACAATGTGCTTAGAAGTGGAAGTTGGAAGGGCATCAACTCGGCCCAGGCCAGATAATGTTCCTGAATGGGCAGCAGAGCTATTTGACAATGACAATTAA